One region of Bubalus bubalis isolate 160015118507 breed Murrah chromosome 15, NDDB_SH_1, whole genome shotgun sequence genomic DNA includes:
- the TRMT12 gene encoding tRNA wybutosine-synthesizing protein 2 homolog yields MGGCAEAEQRECRGRSRRECGASNMEGAGGKPTDVVAVVTEPRFTQRYREYLEKQKLLDRQHRVKKLRDGTVALPVLREALLEQHLRELRNRVAPGSTCVLTQLLDPVPSKKAQSYSPAQRLCLEVSRWVEGRGVTWSAELEADLPRSWQRHGDLLLLSEDCFQAKQWRHLEPELWETVASALGAQRLAKRGRVSPDSTRTPAVSLLLGDHGWVEHVDNGIRYKFDVTQCMFSFGNITEKLRVASLPCAGEVLVDLYAGIGYFTLPFLVHAEAAFVHACEWNPHAVVALRNNLELNGVADRCQIHFGDNRKLKLSNVADRVNLGLIPSSEEGWPIACRVLKQDAGGILHIHQNVESFPGKTLQPPGSSEMEERWPSPRQIISNQLKNGATSDSRRKTLSVATKPEWQRWAKAAETRIATLLQEVHEKQWKTQILHIQPVKSYAPHVDHIVLDLECRPYHLVG; encoded by the coding sequence AGTGTCGTGGAAGGAGTCGGAGAGAATGTGGGGCCAGCAACATGGAAGGGGCAGGCGGGAAGCCCACAGATGTTGTTGCAGTTGTGACTGAGCCTCGATTTACTCAGCGATACAGGGAATATCTCGAGAAGCAGAAACTCCTGGATAGACAGCACCGTGTGAAAAAGCTGCGGGATGGCACCGTGGCGCTACCGGTTCTGAGAGAGGCCCTCCTTGAGCAGCATCTGCGAGAGCTGCGGAATCGTGTGGCTCCAGGCAGCACCTGTGTGCTGACGCAGCTCCTGGATCCAGTTCCTTCAAAGAAGGCCCAGAGTTACTCACCTGCCCAAAGGCTGTGTCTTGAGGTTAGTCGCTGGGTAGAGGGCCGCGGAGTGACGTGGTCGGCCGAGTTGGAGGCTGACCTGCCCCGATCTTGGCAACGACACGGTGACCTCTTGTTGCTGAGTGAGGACTGTTTCCAAGCCAAGCAATGGAGACATCTGGAACcagaactctgggagacggtTGCCTCGGCACTTGGCGCCCAGCGTTTGGCCAAACGAGGGCGGGTGTCCCCGGATAGCACTCGGACTCCAGCAGTGAGTCTGCTGCTGGGCGACCACGGCTGGGTAGAGCATGTGGATAATGGGATTCGGTATAAGTTTGACGTGACCCAGTGCATGTTCTCCTTCGGAAACATCACTGAGAAGCTTCGTGTGGCGTCGCTGCCCTGCGCCGGAGAAGTGCTGGTGGATCTCTATGCGGGAATTGGTTATTTTACCTTGCCTTTCCTAGTTCATGCCGAGGCTGCTTTCGTCCACGCTTGTGAGTGGAATCCCCATGCGGTAGTTGCTCTGAGAAATAACCTTGAACTCAATGGAGTAGCTGATCGATGCCAAATACACTTTGGGGATAACAGAAAACTGAAGCTATCAAACGTTGCCGACCGGGTGAATCTGGGGCTGATTCCCAGCTCTGAAGAAGGCTGGCCCATTGCCTGCAGAGTGCTAAAACAGGATGCTGGAGGCATTTTGCATATTCACCAAAATGTGGAGTCTTTCCCAGGGAAGACTCTCCAGCCTCCTGGAAGCAGTGAGATGGAGGAGCGTTGGCCTTCTCCTCGTCAGATTATCAGCAACCAGTTGAAAAATGGAGCTACCAGTGATTCTAGGAGGAAAACGCTGTCAGTGGCCACCAAGCCAGAGTGGCAGAGGTGGGCCAAAGCTGCAGAGACTCGAATTGCCACTCTTCTTCAAGAGGTGCATGAAAAACAGTGGAAGACACAAATCTTGCACATCCAACCAGTGAAATCCTATGCTCCCCACGTGGATCACATAGTCTTGGATTTGGAATGCCGCCCCTATCATCTAGTTGGCTAG